One Rosa chinensis cultivar Old Blush chromosome 3, RchiOBHm-V2, whole genome shotgun sequence DNA window includes the following coding sequences:
- the LOC112194808 gene encoding probable LRR receptor-like serine/threonine-protein kinase At1g06840, whose translation MLRLRFWGCLIGLACSCFFLVAVAQVTNPSEVDALRAVKDSLIDSGKHLGNWDKGDPCKANWTGILCSGDVGTDGYLHVQELQLLSKNLSGTLAPELGKLSQLLILDFMWNNLSGTIPKEIGNITSLKLLLLNGNKLSGSLPDELGNLENLHRLQVDQNHLSGSIPKSFVNLRGLRHLHMNNNSFSGQIPSEISEIPALLHVLLDNNKLSGYLPQEFSNIPGLRILQLDNNNFMGTEIPATYGNLSRLAKLSLRNCSLQGAIPDLSRIPNLSYLDLSWNHLAGPIPSHGLSDNMTTIDLSDNHLNGSIPEGFSHFPHLQKLSLENNWLNGSVPAIWRNISFSTRAKLSYDLRNNSLSNILGELNPPANVTLRLEGNPICKNASIENISPFCQSEARDGIPEDSINSTQQMTCPIQACPVDDFYEYVPSSPVPCFCASPIIVEYRLKSPSFSYFLPYIQQFEEYLTSSLKLEIYQLSISSFVWEKGPRLQMHLKFFPVYGASHSYKLNTSEVLRIRGIFTSWEFPQNDFFGPYELLDFKLLGPYSNMIVKRQKMGINKGVLAAVIIGAIASVVSISATVMLLFTRCTRNRHTPPSRRHSSSKISMRIEGVKAFTFKEMTLATRNFDSATQLGRGGYGKVYKGILSDNTAVAIKRAEEGSLQGEKEFLTEIELLSRLHHRNLVSLVGYCEEEGEQMLVYEFMPNGTLRDWLSDKTKGSLDFSMRLRIALGSAKGILYLHTEANPPIFHRDIKATNILLDSNYIAKVADFGLSRLAPVQNDEGTGPAYVSTVVRGTPGYLDPEYFLTSKLTDKSDVYSLGIVFLELLTGVLPISHGKNIVREVNMAHQSGLIFSIIDSRMGSYPSECVQRFVALALRCCHDKQDDRPSMLDVVRELENIIKLMPGAETMFSPSGSSYTEKSLTSSSTFTGDPYMSSSNVEGSDLTSGVIPTISPR comes from the exons ATGTTGAGACTGAGATTTTGGGGTTGCCTCATTGGTCTGGCTTGTTCTTGCTTCTTCCTAGTTGCGGTTGCACAAGTTACTAATCCTTCTGAAG TGGATGCATTGAGAGCAGTGAAGGATAGTCTGATTGATTCCGGGAAGCATTTGGGGAATTGGGACAAAGGGGATCCATGTAAAGCGAATTGGACCGGAATTTTGTGCTCCGGTGATGTTGGGACTGATGGATACTTGCATGTCCAGGAGCT GCAACTGCTAAGTAAGAATCTCTCAGGAACTTTAGCGCCTGAGCTTGGCAAACTATCTCAACTTCTGATATT AGATTTCATGTGGAATAACTTAAGTGGGACTATACCGAAGGAGATAGGAAATATTACGTCCTTGAAACTCTT GCTCTTGAATGGAAACAAACTATCGGGTTCCTTGCCTGATGAGCTCGGTAATCTTGAAAATCTGCATAGACTACAAGTTGACCAGAACCATCTTTCAGGTTCAATACCAAAATCATTTGTTAACTTGCGCGGCTTAAGACACCT CCATATGAACAACAACTCCTTCAGTGGCCAAATTCCATCTGAGATTTCTGAAATACCTGCTCTTCTTCATGT GCTCTTGGATAATAATAAATTATCTGGATATCTTCCACAAGAATTCTCCAACATTCCAGGGTTGCGCATACT TCAACTCGATAACAACAACTTCATGGGAACTGAGATTCCAGCAACTTATGGAAACCTTTCCAGATTGGCAAAGTT AAGTCTCAGGAACTGCAGTTTGCAGGGAGCAATTCCTGATCTTAGCCGGATACCTAACCTCAGTTATTT AGATCTAAGCTGGAATCATCTTGCTGGACCAATACCATCACATGGACTTTCTGACAATATGACAACAAT TGACCTGTCAGATAATCATCTTAACGGATCTATTCCTGAAGGTTTCTCTCATTTTCCTCATCTTCAGAAATT GTCGCTCGAAAATAATTGGTTGAACGGTTCTGTCCCTGCTATATGGAGGAACATATCTTTTAGTACAAGAGCTAAACTTTCATA TGATCTCCGGAACAATTCACTCTCTAACATATTGGGAGAGCTGAATCCTCCAGCAAATGTCACCTTGAG GTTAGAAGGAAATCCTATTTGCAAGAATGCTAGCATAGAAAATATAAGCCCTTTCTGTCAATCTGAAGCGAGAGATGGGATCCCCGAAGATTCAATAAATTCAACTCAACAGATGACCTGCCCTATTCAAGCATGTCCGGTGGATGATTTCTATGAATATGTTCCATCTTCCCCTGTGCCATGCTTTTGTGCATCACCTATTATAGTTGAATATCGTCTGAAAAGCCCGAGcttttcttactttcttccATATATACAGCAGTTTGAAGAGTATTTAACTAGTTCTCTAAAATTGGAGATTTACCAGTTATCAATTAGTTCCTTTGTCTGGGAAAAAGGGCCTCGTTTACAGATGCATTTGAAGTTCTTCCCTGTGTATGGTGCTTCACACTCGTATAAATTAAATACAAGTGAGGTTCTGCGAATTAGAGGCATCTTTACATCATGGGAATTTCCTCAGAATGATTTCTTTGGACCATATGAACTACTCGACTTCAAACTGCTGGGACCTTATTCAAATA TGATTGTCAAGAGACAAAAGATGGGCATCAATAAGGGTGTATTAGCAGCTGTTATAATAGGGGCCATTGCCTCTGTTGTCAGTATATCTGCAACAGTCATGCTTCTGTTCACAAGATGCACCCGAAACCGACATACACCACCTTCAAGGAGACACTCAT CGTCGAAGATTTCTATGAGAATTGAAGGTGTAAAGGCGTTCACTTTCAAAGAAATGACACTAGCCACCAGGAACTTTGATAGTGCAACTCAACTTGGACGAGGAGGCTATGGGAAAGTTTATAAAGGTATCTTATCTGATAACACAGCTGTAGCCATAAAACGTGCAGAAGAAGGATCCCTACAGGGTGAAAAAGAATTCTTGACCGAGATAGAATTGTTATCAAGGCTACACCATCGAAACTTAGTCTCTTTGGTAGGATACTGTGAAGAAGAAGGGGAGCAG ATGTTGGTTTATGAGTTCATGCCTAATGGTACCTTACGTGACTGGCTTTCTG ATAAAACCAAGGGAAGCCTGGACTTCAGTATGAGATTACGCATTGCATTGGGTTCAGCCAAAGGAATTCTTTATCTCCATACCGAGGCAAATCCTCCTATATTCCACCGAGATATTAAAGCCACAAATATACTTTTGGACTCCAACTATATCGCTAAGGTGGCCGATTTTGGACTCTCACGACTAGCACCTGTCCAGAATGATGAAGGGACTGGCCCTGCATACGTATCTACAGTCGTGAGAGGAACACCG GGCTACCTGGATCCAGAGTATTTCTTGACCAGTAAGTTAACAGACAAAAGCGATGTCTATAGCCTTGGAATTGTGTTTCTGGAGCTCTTGACTGGTGTGCTGCCAATATCACATGGCAAAAACATTGTTCGCGAG gtGAATATGGCTCATCAGTCAGGCTTGATTTTCTCCATTATTGATAGCAGAATGGGTTCGTATCCATCTGAATGTGTTCAGAGGTTTGTAGCTTTGGCCCTCAGATGTTGCCATGATAAACAAGACGACCGGCCATCAATGTTGGATGTGGTGAGGGAGCTCGAGAACATAATCAAACTTATGCCGGGAGCTGAAACAATGTTTTCACCATCTGGTTCCTCATACACTGAAAAATCATTAACTTCATCATCGACTTTTACTGGGGACCCATATATGTCCTCCTCCAACGTGGAAGGAAGTGATCTAACCAGTGGTGTAATCCCTACCATCTCACCTCGGTGA